Proteins from one Rosa chinensis cultivar Old Blush chromosome 7, RchiOBHm-V2, whole genome shotgun sequence genomic window:
- the LOC112178681 gene encoding mitochondrial carnitine/acylcarnitine carrier-like protein, giving the protein MADVAKDLASGTVGGVAQLVVGHPFDTIKVKLQSQPAPVPGQPPKFSGAMDAVRQTLAAEGPRGLYKGMGAPLATVAVFNAVLFTVRGQMETLLRSEPGVPLTVGQQIVAGAGAGVAVSFLACPTELIKCRLQAQSAMGNTGAVAVAVKYGGPMDVAKQVLRSEGGARGLFKGLVPTMAREIPGNAAMFGVYEAIKQFLAGGQDTSGLGRGSLMAAGGLAGAAFWGAVYPTDVVKSVIQVDDYKNPKFSGSIDAFRKILASEGAAGLYKGFGPAMSRSVPANAACFLAYEVTRSSLG; this is encoded by the exons ATGGCGGATGTAGCCAAAGATCTAGCCTCTGGGACTGTTGGTGGGGTAGCGCAGTTAGTAGTTGGGCATCCATTTGATACCATCAAGGTTAAACTCCAAAGCCAGCCTGCTCCAGTCCCTGGACAACCTCCTAAGTTCTCAGGTGCTATGGATGCTGTCAGGCAGACATTAGCTGCTGAAGGCCCAAGGGGTCTCTACAAAGGCATGGGAGCTCCACTTGCCACTGTTGCTGTTTTCAATGCTGTCCTCTTCACAGTTAGAGGGCAAATGGAGACTCTTTTGAGATCTGAACCTGGTGTGCCCCTTACAGTTGGCCAACAGATTGTTGCTGGGGCTGGGGCTGGAGTAGCCGTGTCCTTCCTAGCATGCCCCACTGAGTTGATCAAGTGCAG ATTGCAAGCGCAGAGTGCAATGGGGAATACTGGTGCTGTTGCTGTTGCAGTGAAGTATGGAGGGCCAATGGATGTGGCAAAGCAAGTACTTAGATCAGAAGGGGGTGCAAGGGGTCTCTTCAAGGGCTTGGTTCCCACAATGGCACGTGAAATACCTGGAAATGCTGCAATGTTTGGGGTCTATGAAGCAATCAAGCAGTTTCTTGCTGGAGGTCAGGATACTTCTGGGCTGGGAAGAGGCTCTTTAATGGCGGCTGGAGGTTTGGCTGGAGCAGCCTTCTGGGGCGCTGTGTACCCTACTGATGTTGTCAAGAGTGTAATTCAGGTAGATGATTACAAAAATCCCAAATTTTCTGGTTCAATTGATGCATTTAGAAAGATCCTGGCCTCAGAAGGAGCCGCAGGCCTCTATAAGGGATTTGGACCAGCTATGTCAAGAAGTGTTCCAGCTAATGCAGCATGTTTCTTGGCATATGAGGTCACAAGGTCAAGTTTGGGATGA